catgacatggcgctctttggatgtttttatataggcattagtggtcccctaataacatATCTGACAGCAAGGCAGGCTGGGGTAGCtcatatgaatatatataaaaaaaaaccctcaaaaaacagaaatgttcatgccatgggacctttaatgtcaGCAGCATTGGAGTATATACCGTGTTCATCCAGTCCTCCGATGATGTTGTAGACGTAGTAGGGGAAGAACCTCCGGCCGTACAGGATGGTGGACAACATGGCTGCGATGGCGCCGCTGGTCATCGTCTTATTGTTTGAGTGTTTGTACATCTGAGAGAGAGGGCAGGGTGTAAGTTACAATTAAGTAACCTGCAACATCCAATGGAGGTCTTGTAGGGGTGCAGGACACAATGCACTTAGAGAAAAGTAACAAGGATGATGtccttattgtttttaattacccaaagtGACACAGGACATTTTTAGATATAGATATTTCACTGTAGGAGATTTTTAGGATAATTCtgattgaaaaatataaatacaaatgtcatCATTAAGGAGGCACACTGGAATATCTGCTTTACGTAAACACTGTCTTGGATACCATTACAAAAGACGCCACTAGTGTGCAAGTAGAAGCAAGACAGTCAGCAGAATTAGATCATTTTTAAAGCTGCCAACACACGTGTCATTGTTTTCCTTCAGGATGAgactaaagagagaaaaaccaTGCTGCACCAGCCCACCTTTAGTCTAGCATCAATGATTTTAGTCAGAGTCAAGCAGTCTCCATGAAAGCCGCTGCAGCCAATGACAGTTGTGTCTGTCCTGTGAGGGGAGGAAGAAGCACAAAAACAGTGACGATCAGcatattaaaatgttcaatggGCTTCGATTCATGTGGCTATGAAGTGTTTTTAGCCACAGATACCAAATAGTGCTTTGATAAAGCTAATCGCTGAGCACAGAGCGGGAACCAAATACACTGCCCATCTTTAGAGTAGTTATACGAGCAGAGCTGCTGTGACTTCAGCGGTTGCATTCCCAATTTAACTGATCAAGGCTTTTAACAAATTCACACAGAACTATAAAAGTAGAAGGTAAGGCGGAACCGAACGGCTGAAGATTGACATGTGGTGCCTTAATAGAGCCGACCTGCCCTTCACTGATAGTGCAGTTAAGTGATGGTGCAAACTTACAGCTTGTAGCATTTTGGTGAGTCGCGGCTGTGGATTGAGTAGCCTTCACTCAGCCTGGTGTCGGAGGCTACGATGGCGAAGTCTTCCCCAGCAACAGCTAGTACGGTTCTTGGGTGGGGAGACAAAACACAGTGTAGTTTATGAATCTTATAAACCACCTCACCACAGAGAAAAAATGACTGTTGTCCCAGTCACTGGCTAACGAAAGCTAAGATACTGTTTCGAAACTGAAACTGTTATTAGCTAACCTTTGTCTTTATCTTAACTtgcatattaatattaagtGAGGAAGCTCTGTGTCTTGGACAAAGACACTCTGCTTCCGTACTTTTCATCAATTTAACTTTTGTTTAGTTTCAtttagttagctaacgttagttaggACAGCCCAATTGGATGTAAACGTTAGCTAGAAGGCTAGCAGGCTAGCAAACCAGAAAGCGGTTGAAAAATCACACTCACCCTCCGTTGAAAGAGTATGGTGAGAACCGGTGCTCTACTGGACCAGTATAATGATAATCTCTCATCTTCCCTGGGTCTTCAAACGTATGCGAAGAAAGCATTTTTATTGCAGGAAAACAAAGGTGTTAAAGATTTGGTAATGTAAACTCGCTGTCTCACTGCAATATGGCAGCCTCTTCTTTTAGTGTCAGACACCCGCGTGTTCAGATGTAATCTGAGCAAGAGCGCCCCCGCAGGCTGTTTGATGCAGAGCACGAGGTCATGCTTTATTATTTGTGTGTCACTTAAAATGCAGATACACAATAATTGCACATTCCAGATTTGCCGGACTGTAAGTTATTAGACCAAAAAGATCTATGGGACATGTCTTGAAAATGgcattaatataaattaaattatctgTTCAATAACTGAATGCATCaaaattttacattaaaatccCCACAAATAATTCCACAAATACTCAATTTCCTGCATATATTTTGCTCAAACATTCAAGGACCTTTAAAGGCTCAAACTCTAATAAGTCCAATAGGTAAAACATGACAATAAAAACTAAGCAGTACAAATCATCCTTTTCAGTACACTAAAGATTGTTTTGCTCTTTGGTATCAAAACTAGGATTCAATTAAACACTAAACAATATGGAAAGAGATAGGAGTcttttaaagtatatttttattgaaaaaaacaaaacaaatgacttaATTACTTAATAATTCAGTGACTATGACATTAGCACCAAACTGCAAACAAACTGCTTACCGAGggacaatacaaaatacaaaaatcatttaaaaaaacaaacaaaaaaacataaaaatatctTTCAAGCTGACTGCAAAAATATCAGCTGACTAATCATTGATGATGGGTGGTTAGTGTCAATGTGATTGCAGTGAgtggttacatttttaaaatacaaatcaaaagTCGATGGCTGACATCAAATTCAATACATGTAAATTGAGACACTATGTATCAGTAACCAAGACTCGCATAAATAGCTTCTGCAGCCATGTTGATCACAGCCCGCGTCTATTACATTTCATCACACAGAAccaaaagcaccatgtcatcaTTTAAGACAATACTTAaacaatttgatttatttttactggCCTGCCGCATTAAATacatgttaattaaaaatacaaaaccagacaaaaatgttttgagagTAACTAAATTACATCAGTGAGCTCGTTGACATTGaggttttttttcagcagtaCAGGATCAAAAGCACCATTTGTTAGACTAAAACAAATTTCCGACTGCAGAAATGAGTTAGCTGGCTGTTAGTGGTCAGCAGATCACAGGATTCAGTGCAGTACATTTGGATGGATTTAATTTACAGATTGGCTGTTAACATTATTTAGCTTCTGCAAATGATTGAACAAATGACTTGATGTGCGTTTGTGTTGAATTTGGTCAATGTATCGTGGTTAATGATGCTGTGGATCATTTTTGAGCTGACTTGGCCTTCTTAGGTGTTTTGGCTCCTCCCTTCTTCTTGGGTGTGGTGAAATCTTTGTCGCAAACCTCACATACCCAAAGACCTGAGGAGACCGAGAGAATGAATGAATTGCtataaaagagacaaacacaaaacctttttttttttaaagcaggtaCACTAATTGAATGTCTATAATAGAAATTGTATGTGTAAGTGTCTTTCTCTCGCTCATAGTTAGTGATGGGCAAATGAAGCTTTGGGGAAGCACTGAACCACTTGGAggaattgttttgaaaatgggttcatTAGCAGAAGCTTTAGTCACAGCAACCTTGCCTGTTGAAGTGACAAGGCTGCATCTAAATTATCCCGACAAGATAACAGGATGGACAGGAGGCTTTTAGACTAGTGACAAGCACGTATACTAACAATtggattcattcattctttttaaaataaagattaatgAATTTGTGTACTGTATTAATGGGTATTGGGGAAAGAGTGCTGGGGAAACAGAGGATGTGCTGGGAAAATATGGCACAagttgtgtgtgcttgtgtaactaTGGCCAGGGGGTTTGTGGGACAGGGAACACGCAAAGATTTGTATTAAGGAACACtattttttccacactttcTAGACTGAGCCTGTTAATTTTTTTGCTTACAACCTCTCCACATTTAGAGAAAATTCGTTCAGAGAGAACGGATGACGCCAGCAGTTTTGGCAGTTGCAGTGGCAGCACCTAACTGGTTCCTGTGTCAGCTGATTCATTCAGAGAATGACGCAGTTGCTGCTTCGGACGTCATGTGTCAAGTGATTCCATACCAAAGCATACTCCGGAGCACTGGTTCAAATTGAATTGTAGTTAATGGTTTGAAGCACGTCTCGAAGCTTCAGAGTCAGACTGCCATCACTACTCATAGTGTTTGTTACCGAGTTTAATGCCAAATCCAGACTCCTGTCTCCCCATGtcgttcatgtgtgtgtgcgtgtgcgtgcgtgtgcgtgcgtacaCTTACCAGTAGGTATCGAGTCCATGCCTACGCAGAACGTGTGGTATCCTCGGTCACATTTGTCACAGAACATCATCTCGTCCTCATGGTGGGGCTGCTGACAAACGGTGCACGTCTTACACTCCATACACTGCCAGCAGTACGTCTGGATCACACCCACCAGCTCCTTGCTCATGTCCAAGCAGGATGGGTGGCCTAAAGTGTACGGACACAGATTCACATGCACAGAAGCAAACATGCATAAACAGAGccgcacacacagaaataagcAAACAccgcatacacacagacacaaaaacacaaaagacacaaattcagacataAGGTGAACAGGCCCTTCCACTAAATTCATTGTCCTGTTATTTCAGAGAAGACAccaccattaaaaaaagagacatctAGAACCTACTCACATCTATTCTAAAATAAGTATTGTCAGAAATACTTAACAAATATACAGATACCCTTTGATATAAAGCAGGACtatctaaaaaacaaactagTTTGATGATTGTGTGACATGTCGTAATCGTAAGGTTTGATCCAGCCTTTAGATGAATAGCTGCACAGACACTCTTGTTGGTGTACATGTATATCCTTTTAAGTGAATTATATGTTACTTGAAATTACACAAGCTTTACTGTTTAAATGTCAACACTCACAGCAGATAAACAGGACAGTATAAACATTTACGTCCAAATGTAAAACTTGCTTTGCTTACACACAATAAAATTAAGTTGACTGGTGGTACAATGGACAACTGAACATTTACTTTCACCGATAAAACGAAATGGTCCATTAGTCAATGACAATCACTTCAATCATCTGTTAATTGTATGTACCACTGATGTTAAATGATGAATTAGAGTCAGATGGAAAACTGATTAATGGTTACTGCTTATGTTAATAATTTTATAATGGGGATAgtttagacaaaaacaaatacacctgGCGTTAAAAGTGGCTAAATTGTGCTGAtgttgtacagtacatataaaaaacaaaatataaaaaacagggAACTGTGTGAACTCACCGCTGTTATCACATTGGGAGCAGTGAATGAGAGCCTCTGGCTTGCCCCTCTTGTTGGCTTCTTTACCCTTCTGGCAAATGCCACATATAGCATTGGGAATGACCTTAGGCTGCAAGGGCAGAATAATGCTATAAAAACCATGTGTATCCTTGAAATTGTAGTTCAACAACAATAGTAGTTCAACAAATGTTCAATGCCTGGAGAAAAACTCCACTTTTGGTGGCATAATACATGAATTACGTGTTGATTGATTAAACACAAATTGCATCACTTGGCATCAAAGCTTCCGTCCAACAAAGTTTGTTACCGATCTAGTTACttgttgtttttagtatttGTGGCAAGGAGCATCCCCAGGTTACTGGGCCTCAGAGCACTAAACATAATTCTTCACACTAAACTGCAACAGTGCACAAAGTACAAGACATTTGAACCTATCTCAGGGTGCAAATACCAGAAAAGTATAGTGACTAACAAGACCTTCTTGCACGCATGTGACACCTGTAGTCTACGTTAGATTTATTGTCACTGTAGTGTTAGTATAGCAGACAGACTAAGGATCTGGCAGTTGCTTTCTAAACATCATACCTGTCAGTGCAACCGGTTCAGAGAGGATAGAACCGGAGCAGAAGATAAGGAGGATTGGGGCTATTTAAATCAGTATGTCACAATGGTAAAACCTTTAACCCTTAAAACTAACACCTCTACAGGAAGCCATACAATTAAAACAGagatgttttaattattttatgttcaatattttatatatttggaCCGTTATTCACAAGGGAAACATGACTAACTAAATCCTCAAGATAGTGACACCCTTCATTAAAATCTCTTCTGACAGGAAGTGAGCAGGTTATACTTATTAGCAGTGGGAACAAAAAACTAAGGGACAATAAAGGACATGGTTTGGTGACGAGGAAAATCCAGGACTAGAAACAAAGCAGAGAACTAAActacaaagacaaacagcagcaggagaGGGAAATAAGATCATGTTAGAACTGGACGCAGCCCCTTGTGTACATTTTCATACATACTCACTATACATATGCaaatatacatttctatttCAAAATTGAACAGTTCCTACCTTTGGCCTCGTTGCATTACTGAAATCTTTAGTGGAAAGATTGCCCCTATTGCTATTGTAAACTGACTctttataactttaaaaatgtatctgtggACACATGAAATGCTTACATTACAAGCAGTGTCCAGCCAACGTTATCAGGTCTAATGAGTCTGCCTAATGCCAACACATCTCTTCAGTGGAGACATCCACACAGAAAAATAGAACATGAGCAGTTCATGAGGTTGAATCCTGTTTTATTCTATATTAACTGAATttggtcaaacaaaaaaatgctgtaTGTGAtgcacataaaaagaaaaaaaactctcagaGAACTCACTTTCAGGCATGCTTGCTTTATATAATCTGGTAGCTTTTGTATAGAGTCATATATCTCTAAACATTATGTATAATTCAGACACTGAGGCATACATACTGAGAAACAATTACGTGGGAACCTTTTACTGGCTGACCACACAGACTTTAGATCAGTGGATCGTATGGTTTAAACATCATGTTTTCACTGTAACTGAGATTTCTATTATGTAAATAAGTGATAGGGTAATGCCAACCTGTTAGCTGGGCCTCAAAACTCGTCTGCCTCGGCCAAATGATGTACATTATCGAATGAAACTGAACTACTCAACCTCGTGACAACAATGGCCCTCATCAATCATTCCCTTATTCAATATATCTGACATTCAACATAAAAACCTTTTGAGCTCCTTCTGAAAATCAAACCAGCACCGCACATTTTTGGGTTGACTAAAAGCAATATCAAGGAAAATATTCTTAAAGTAAAATACTCATAGTCAGATATAATCtgattaatataatattaatgtatGCAACTGCATTACACAGTGAATATTTGTATCTCCATAATGTCTCATCTATGTATAATCTTAAAATATCCTGGAATCATTAACATATCATGTTAACCAGAGCTACAAAAAAATGGATCATACATACTTGACCTTTGtatgctgcattttttttccaaaaatagaAATGCCTGAAAGCTTTTACATATCTAAGTCTTTTTGTACTCATCACAAATTGATAGAGTACTGGTACATTATGTTACTGACTAATTCTAGTGAATTCTTGCTACCACATGCTATGTCTTTGGGATCAAAAGCATATGCAAAATGATCTGATGACTAACGGTCAAGTCAAAGCGAAGTCAAACTTAAACGCACTAAAACGGGTAGCTGTTTTAAACAGACAATAGAAAAGGACCATGCCCACACCACAAAGCTGAGCTGAACTCAACTGGACGTACCCAGTTCCATCATACTCGTATCAATGGTAAAATACCAGCAAATTTTatctgttgaatattttcttcTGCAAGGCTGGGggaaaattaaacacaaatcaaCTAGCACAGTGGGCTGTAGGGAACAAGTAGTACACTGAAATAATACTATTTTCCCATCTACAGTCCTTTGAacatttagattaaatgcatttatttaaaatgagtACGAAAAACGTGCCATGACTGGGTGTTAAAGAAAAGTAAGCTGGTGTGGGGTTTGTCCAGCAGAGTCAAAAACCTAAACAGACAGCAACTACTTCTAGCTCAGCTCAGCGACAGTGTGAACAAGGTCAGCATGGCCTCAGTGCTCCAAGATGACATAATAGGGACAGGTAAACCCCATGTCAAACAACTGTTTGATACTAAACAGTTTAACAGTACATCACATGGTGTAATAAACAAAGCATATTATCATACcaataaacactgaaaacattaGGGTTAAGTGCATTCTACACTTTagatataaatgttaaaattctCTAGTGTTAACATCAACTACGTTTTTAAAAGCAACCACAAACTGTATGTGgtttatattttctatattaGAGTAACAAAAcgacttttcttttcaaaaatgaaacagaaaaactaGCAGCCAACATCCAAATACTTGTCTAGgaagtatcttttttttttgacaagtgAGGACAGACAAGAGGTATATTAAAGACATTCAAAAGGAAAAACTTCAAAAAGTTCTAATTTGTCTTCGCTGAAAACCCCAAAAAGTgcagtgaaaaagaaacaagtgttcctttaaaatgttcttattgctcacagaaaaaaaagccatgtggcaatcataaaaacaaaaactgaagacAGGACccccagtgtttgtgtgtgtgtgtgtgtgtgtgtgtgtgtgtgtgtgtgtgtgtgtaccaggtTGTCCCAGCTGAAAAGCTGACAAACTGTAGAAGTCGGAGAACAAAGTGAAGAAAGCTAGTGAGGGGTGCAGAATGGATTGAGTAAGGGAGTGGTAGCAGtagaaagaagaggagggggggtataaaagtgctgctgctgttgttgaagAAGAGTTCAGGTGCTTTTGTCCTCTACCTTGTACCCTGGGGTGGCTTTGTGGGAGGCAGAATGGCGCTGGCTGCCATCTTTCCCCGGCGTGGATGTCCTGTCTTTGGCCTTGGACTTGTTGCCCAGTCTACCTCCTCCCTCCTGGCTCTCAACGTCTGTTGTATTGCCTGAAGAACTGTCCTGTAGAGAAAAGGTGGGAGGAAGAGGGAAGGCCAAAGGGTTTACGAGTGATGTgaaataaagcattttattaGCTGAGTCAAGTTTAGTAAAGGTAGATTATTGAGTTGATGCCATCTTAttattattgccactattcatcacaCCCTCAACCGGCAGAGTCAGACACCAACTGCCAAGAGCTtaggtctgtctgaggtttcttcctaaaacgAGTTTTTACTCACCAcagtcacactaaatgcttgctcaaCTAGGTGGACCCAGAAATGTTGAGTACATGAAAGTTTTATTGCAGTAACGTAAAGTATGGGTCCCCGTTATACATAAACTGCTGGATGCTAATttgcatatatttttaaaattagcCCAATTAGCATTATTAGCTTCATCGTCCATTTTGATCACATATTTTGCACTGTATGGCCAATTTCTAAAATATGTGATTGGTTTTAGAGGTTTTCAAAGGATATTGACTTTATTTCTggcattttcagattttaaagcGCTAATTATAGtacatattttgatttatttaggCAAATTCTGATTACTTCCAGGCATAATTATAGGTTATATTTATGGTAAACACAGTAATCTTACATTTCAGAATCATGACTGCACTGTGAATCCCCTCCTGACACTTTTGaatattcaattatttttggatAAATGATGAATCTTTGTTTGGCTGAATGTTATGTATTTCTGGAGGAAATAGCAATGTGGGTATTTGACATTTCTTGGATCCTGCAACAGTACGACACATATTCATGGGGTAGCTCTTTAAGACACCCAATGATATGGCATCCCCTAATCACCATGTGTGATCAACAAACAATGTAcaaatatacactatatacatgCCACACAAGACACTCACTAGGGCAACACCCAAATGGCTGCCGAGGTTGGTCTGAAAGTTGCAGGATCCAACAAGGACCCAGTTAAAACTCAGCCAGATCCAAGAGGGCCTAACCTCCGCaccacacaaagcacacactgGCTACCACCTTCAGGCAAACTGCTGTGCCTCACAATTAATTAACCAAAGGCAGCCTCATCACCTTCACTATCCTCATCTGTTCTGACATCATCTTCTCCAGACTCTTCATCCCTGTCTTTGTGTTCTTGGTGTTGTGTAAGTATGTTGCAGCATATACCATCATTACCTTTGCAGGAACAATAACTGGTACAGGCCAGACCCACAGCTGTACAGCTGCACTTTGCTGATGTGCAAGGTTTCAATTTTGCTTTGCAACcacagcaggtctagacctactctatcagtaaagtgtcttgagataactcttgttatgaattgatactataaataaaattgaactgaaaaatgtataataaataaatatataaattaataataaacttcTACCATTAAGCATCTGTACCACTAATCCATCACTGATGGTTGATCTGACACAGATAGGTTACTAGAGGAGTTGTACACAGCCTAATGTCTTACAGATGACTTGTTCTTTTTGTCACCCTTGCCATCCTCTGCGTCGTCTGAGTCTGGTTCTGAGTCCAGCGCAGGGAGCTCTGGATCTAGTGGAGGCTCGAACAGAGCTGTGTTCAATGGCAAGTATCGCAGCTCATTGGGAGAGTACCTGTCGTTCACAACACAATGATGTATCAGGATAAAACATTCAGCATAGCAACGAATAATGCAGGCTGAAAGCCTATCCAGAAAACACCGTTTCACTTAGGAAAAGAGAAcatcattttgagttttttatcttaaatacATAGAGGCAAATTGTAAAGCCAAGCAATTATCTAAGTGTGTAGTGTACCTTTTGTAGTAATCTTGGAACTGTCCTGGAATAAGAGCCACAGGGTAAGGCCCTGTCTTTGTCAGGTCTGGAGCCAGCACCTTGAACCTGCCCTGGGGCACTTGGATAAtctgagaaaacacacaaaacagaatttTGTAAGACAAAGCTCTATTTCTAGATTTGTGTAGAATCTCGTTGAGTTAGCTGAGGCACCTGTTTGGACTTACATGTGTTTGAAGGTCAAAGTACGCCCTCCTCTCTTCCATACGCTCCCTGTTAAAATTGCTATTGAACTCTGCAGCTTTTTTAGCTGCCTTCTTAATGTACTCAGGTACCTTGCTGGCCTCCACCTTCTGAGGGTTCTGCTGCTGCATTTGCTacgaaagacaaaaaaaaaactgtacagtaAGACATTagtacatatatgtacatgGATGTTGGAAAACATTTCAATCATGACCACGTTCTGTGGTTTGGATCCTATCACCTACTGGCTTGGCAAGCTCAAagaacaaagtgacacaaaatgttGTTTGGTTCACAGTGTTCTGAAGgtttaatgagacacacaaggatatacagtgggtacggaaagtattcagacccctttaaatttttcactctttgtttcattgcagcctttttccaaaNNNNNNNNNNNNNNNNNNNNNNNNNNNNNNNNNNNNNNNNNNNNNNNNNNNNNNNNNNNNNNNNNNNNNNNNNNNNNNNNNNNNNNNNNNNNNNNNNNNNttttggaaaatggctgcaatgaaacaaagagtgaaaaatttaaaggggtctgaatactttccgtacccactgtatacgGTACATTTTCTAACAATTACTCCATTCACTTAGAGGATGTGAGAATAAAAGATAGGCGACAGGCTGCATGGACAGGAGGACTGGTTCAAGTTGATTCACGCATATACATCTTCAGGAAGGAAAACAATGTTACAATTATAACATATTTATAACATTGGAGGAC
The Etheostoma cragini isolate CJK2018 chromosome 1, CSU_Ecrag_1.0, whole genome shotgun sequence genome window above contains:
- the psmb1 gene encoding proteasome subunit beta type-1, encoding MLSSHTFEDPGKMRDYHYTGPVEHRFSPYSFNGGTVLAVAGEDFAIVASDTRLSEGYSIHSRDSPKCYKLTDTTVIGCSGFHGDCLTLTKIIDARLKMYKHSNNKTMTSGAIAAMLSTILYGRRFFPYYVYNIIGGLDEHGKGAVYSFDPVGSYQRDTYKAGGSASAMLQPLLDNQIGFKNMEGVQHVPLTQEKAVQLVKDVFISAAERDVYTGDALRVCIITKEGISEQTVPLRKD
- the phf10 gene encoding PHD finger protein 10, which codes for MAAVLPVRSPCDSNPGTPGAQSIKEDVIEEESNDGSQPPKRRRMGSGDSSRSCDTSIQDLGPTYFPAENLTEYKWPPDDTGEYYMLQEQVSEYLGVTSFKRKYPDMERRDLSHKEKLYLREQNVITETQCTLGLTALRSDEVIDLMIKEYPTKHSEYSVILQERERQRIAKEYSQMQQQNPQKVEASKVPEYIKKAAKKAAEFNSNFNRERMEERRAYFDLQTHIIQVPQGRFKVLAPDLTKTGPYPVALIPGQFQDYYKRYSPNELRYLPLNTALFEPPLDPELPALDSEPDSDDAEDGKGDKKNKSSDSSSGNTTDVESQEGGGRLGNKSKAKDRTSTPGKDGSQRHSASHKATPGYKPKVIPNAICGICQKGKEANKRGKPEALIHCSQCDNSGHPSCLDMSKELVGVIQTYCWQCMECKTCTVCQQPHHEDEMMFCDKCDRGYHTFCVGMDSIPTGLWVCEVCDKDFTTPKKKGGAKTPKKAKSAQK